The following are from one region of the Klebsiella aerogenes genome:
- the mdtJ gene encoding multidrug/spermidine efflux SMR transporter subunit MdtJ — protein sequence MFYWILLALAIVAEITGTLFMKWASVSGGHTGYILMLAMIALSYIFLAFAVKKIALGVAYALWEGIGILLITMFSVLLFDESLSGVKIAGLVTLVAGIVLIKSGTKKAVKQRKETAHATV from the coding sequence ATGTTTTATTGGATTTTATTAGCCTTAGCTATTGTCGCTGAAATTACCGGCACGCTGTTTATGAAATGGGCAAGCGTTAGCGGCGGTCATACAGGTTATATTTTAATGCTGGCAATGATTGCGCTTTCTTATATTTTCCTGGCCTTCGCCGTTAAAAAAATTGCTCTCGGTGTGGCGTATGCGCTGTGGGAAGGTATCGGTATTTTGTTGATTACCATGTTTAGCGTGCTGTTGTTCGATGAAAGCCTGTCGGGCGTGAAAATCGCCGGTTTGGTCACCCTGGTCGCGGGTATCGTGCTGATTAAATCCGGCACCAAAAAAGCGGTAAAACAGCGTAAGGAGACGGCTCATGCAACAGTTTGA
- the mdcA gene encoding malonate decarboxylase subunit alpha, whose product MNAEQTTGRVWNRRRTEKQRRLAEAKIAGKVIPTDQLVSVLENLLAPGDRVVLEGNNQKQADFLSRMLAEVNPQKIHDLHMIMPSVGRSEHLDLFEKGIARKLDFSFSGTQSLRISQLLEDGLLEIGAIHTYIELYSRLYVDLSPNVALIAGYKADRKGNLYTGPSTEDTPALVEAAAFHDGIVIAQVNELVDDECDLPRVDIPGSWIDYVVVADKPFFIEPLFTRDPRLIKQEHILMAMMAIKGIYAEHQVQSLNHGIGFNTAAIELLLPTYGEQLGLKGKICKHWTLNPHPTLIPAIESGWVESVHCFGGELGMEEYIRARPDIFFTGPDGSMRSNRAFCQLAGQYAVDMFIGSTLQVDGLANSSTVTRGRLSGFGGAPNMGHDPHGRRHATPAWLNMITEPDPMQRGKKLVVQMVETFQAGVKPTFVETLDAVDVAKTSGMPLAPVMIYGDDVTHVLTEEGIAYLYRAESLEERRAMVAAVAGITDIGLGVDAKRVAALRQSGKVVYPEDIGIRRSDATRSLLAAGSVAELVEWSDGLYNPPAKFRSW is encoded by the coding sequence ATGAATGCCGAACAAACGACGGGACGGGTCTGGAACCGTCGCCGGACGGAAAAACAGCGGCGACTGGCCGAAGCGAAGATCGCCGGTAAGGTCATCCCGACTGACCAACTGGTCAGCGTACTGGAAAATCTGCTCGCTCCCGGCGACCGGGTCGTGCTGGAAGGCAACAACCAGAAGCAGGCGGATTTCCTTTCCCGCATGCTGGCGGAGGTTAATCCGCAGAAAATTCACGACCTGCATATGATTATGCCCAGCGTCGGGCGCAGCGAACATCTGGATCTGTTTGAAAAAGGCATCGCCCGTAAACTCGATTTCTCTTTCTCCGGCACGCAAAGCCTGCGCATCTCGCAGCTACTGGAAGATGGGCTGCTCGAAATCGGCGCCATCCACACCTATATCGAGCTCTATTCACGCCTGTACGTTGACCTGTCGCCGAACGTCGCGCTGATTGCCGGCTATAAAGCCGACCGCAAAGGCAACCTGTACACCGGGCCAAGCACCGAAGATACCCCGGCGCTGGTGGAAGCTGCCGCCTTCCACGACGGCATTGTTATCGCCCAGGTCAATGAACTGGTGGATGACGAATGCGACCTGCCGCGCGTCGATATTCCCGGCTCGTGGATCGATTACGTGGTGGTCGCCGATAAGCCATTCTTTATTGAACCGTTGTTTACCCGCGACCCGCGTCTGATCAAACAAGAACACATCCTGATGGCGATGATGGCGATTAAAGGCATCTATGCCGAGCATCAGGTGCAGTCGCTAAATCACGGTATCGGTTTTAACACCGCCGCCATCGAACTGCTGCTGCCGACCTACGGCGAACAGCTCGGTCTGAAAGGCAAAATCTGTAAACACTGGACGCTGAATCCGCATCCGACGTTAATCCCGGCGATTGAGAGCGGCTGGGTGGAGAGCGTGCACTGCTTCGGCGGCGAGCTGGGGATGGAAGAGTACATCCGTGCCCGCCCGGATATCTTCTTTACCGGTCCGGATGGTTCGATGCGTTCGAACCGCGCCTTCTGTCAGTTAGCGGGGCAGTACGCGGTGGATATGTTCATCGGGTCGACCCTGCAGGTTGATGGCCTGGCCAACTCCTCCACCGTCACCCGCGGGCGGCTTTCCGGTTTCGGCGGCGCGCCGAATATGGGCCACGACCCGCACGGCCGCCGCCACGCCACCCCCGCCTGGCTCAATATGATCACCGAACCCGACCCGATGCAGCGCGGGAAAAAACTGGTCGTGCAGATGGTCGAAACCTTCCAGGCTGGCGTCAAACCGACATTCGTAGAGACTCTCGATGCAGTTGACGTGGCGAAAACCTCCGGCATGCCGCTGGCGCCGGTGATGATTTACGGCGACGACGTCACCCACGTGCTGACTGAAGAAGGCATCGCCTACCTCTACCGCGCGGAAAGCCTTGAAGAGCGCCGGGCGATGGTCGCCGCCGTTGCCGGGATCACCGATATCGGATTGGGCGTTGATGCCAAACGCGTCGCTGCGCTGCGCCAGAGCGGCAAAGTCGTCTACCCGGAAGATATTGGCATTCGCCGCAGCGACGCCACTCGGTCGCTGTTAGCCGCCGGTAGCGTCGCCGAGCTGGTGGAATGGTCTGACGGACTGTACAACCCACCGGCTAAATTCCGGAGCTGGTAA
- the asr gene encoding acid resistance repetitive basic protein Asr has product MKKVLALVVAAAMGLSSAAFAADAASTTQAPAAATHSTTAKTTHHKKHHKAAAKPAAEQKAQAAKKHKKAAAKPAVEQKAQAAKKHHKKAATKPAAQKAQAAKKHHKTAAKPVAQKAQAAKKHHKATKHTAAKPAAQPAA; this is encoded by the coding sequence ATGAAAAAAGTATTAGCTCTGGTCGTTGCCGCTGCTATGGGTCTGTCTTCCGCTGCTTTCGCTGCTGATGCAGCAAGCACCACTCAGGCTCCGGCTGCTGCAACTCACAGCACCACTGCCAAGACTACGCATCATAAAAAACACCACAAAGCTGCCGCCAAACCTGCTGCAGAACAGAAAGCACAGGCTGCCAAGAAACACAAAAAAGCCGCTGCTAAACCAGCTGTAGAGCAAAAAGCTCAGGCTGCGAAAAAACACCACAAAAAAGCGGCAACCAAACCCGCTGCACAGAAAGCGCAGGCCGCTAAAAAGCACCACAAAACTGCCGCTAAGCCAGTAGCACAGAAAGCTCAGGCTGCGAAAAAACATCACAAAGCCACCAAACACACCGCGGCTAAACCAGCTGCACAGCCAGCTGCATAA
- the mdtI gene encoding multidrug/spermidine efflux SMR transporter subunit MdtI: protein MQQFEWIHGAWLALAIVLEITANVLLKFSDGFRRKFYGILSLAAVLGAFSALSQAVKGIDLSVAYALWGGFGIAATLAAGWILFGQRLNHKGWAGVVLLVVGMVLIKLA from the coding sequence ATGCAACAGTTTGAGTGGATCCATGGCGCCTGGCTGGCGCTGGCAATTGTGCTGGAAATTACCGCTAACGTATTGCTGAAATTCTCCGACGGATTCCGACGCAAGTTCTACGGCATCCTGTCGCTGGCGGCGGTGTTGGGCGCCTTTAGCGCCCTGTCGCAAGCGGTAAAAGGTATCGATCTTTCCGTCGCTTATGCCCTGTGGGGCGGGTTTGGTATTGCCGCGACCCTCGCTGCGGGATGGATCCTTTTCGGCCAGCGTTTGAACCATAAAGGCTGGGCTGGCGTTGTGTTGCTGGTCGTCGGTATGGTGTTGATTAAACTGGCTTGA
- a CDS encoding carboxypeptidase M32, which produces MTENNNYQQLTRTFQRLSRFSHLAAIAGWDMFAMMPPGGSRARGEALAELGVLQHQILTDKKVGEWLEHAQQEDLNDLEQANLREMTRQYQQAALLPESLVEAKSLAGSRCEHAWRSQRPANDWQGFAENLREVVKLSREEAQIRAEAKGCSRYDALLDIFEPDMTSARLDVLFADLKSWLPSLLTNVVDKQAQQTRLAPQGPFAVADQRELGLEAMRVLGFDFDGGRLDISAHPFCGGVPQDVRITTRYNESDLLSALFGVIHETGHARYEQNLPRNWVDQPVGLARSTAIHESQSLFFEMQLGRSEAFLDRLLPAVRQRFGDQPAFSAENFIAWNQRVKPGFIRVDADEVSYPAHVILRYEIERALIDGEIDVDDIPTLWDEKMQSWLGISTTGNYRDGCMQDIHWTDGGFGYFPSYTLGAMYAAQLMAAAKRALPNLAQDVANGDFHTLFDWLRHNIWQHGSRFTTSQLIKNATGEDLNSDYFRQHLTARYL; this is translated from the coding sequence ATGACTGAAAATAACAACTATCAGCAGCTCACCCGCACCTTCCAACGCCTTTCCCGCTTCTCTCATCTGGCCGCTATCGCCGGTTGGGATATGTTCGCCATGATGCCGCCCGGCGGCAGCCGCGCACGCGGCGAAGCGCTGGCGGAACTCGGCGTGCTGCAGCACCAGATTTTAACCGACAAGAAGGTTGGTGAATGGCTGGAGCACGCGCAGCAGGAAGACCTTAATGACCTGGAGCAGGCCAACCTGCGCGAAATGACTCGTCAGTACCAACAGGCGGCGCTGCTGCCGGAAAGTCTGGTGGAAGCGAAATCGCTGGCCGGCAGTCGCTGTGAACACGCCTGGCGCAGCCAGCGCCCGGCCAACGACTGGCAGGGTTTTGCCGAAAACCTGCGCGAGGTAGTTAAACTCAGCCGCGAAGAGGCGCAGATCCGCGCCGAAGCCAAAGGATGCTCACGCTACGACGCGTTGCTGGATATTTTTGAACCCGATATGACCAGCGCGCGCCTCGACGTTCTGTTCGCCGATCTTAAATCCTGGCTGCCGTCGCTACTGACCAATGTCGTTGATAAGCAAGCGCAACAAACGCGGCTTGCGCCACAGGGGCCATTCGCCGTTGCCGATCAGCGCGAGCTGGGGCTGGAAGCGATGCGGGTACTGGGGTTTGATTTTGACGGCGGGCGGCTCGACATCAGCGCCCACCCGTTCTGCGGCGGCGTCCCGCAGGATGTCCGCATCACCACCCGCTACAATGAGAGCGATTTACTGAGCGCCCTGTTCGGCGTGATCCACGAAACTGGTCACGCGCGCTATGAGCAAAATCTACCACGCAACTGGGTCGATCAGCCGGTGGGGCTGGCCCGTTCAACCGCCATTCACGAATCGCAGAGTTTGTTCTTCGAAATGCAGCTTGGCCGCAGCGAAGCATTCCTCGACCGCCTGCTGCCCGCCGTGCGGCAGCGTTTTGGCGACCAGCCAGCGTTCAGCGCAGAGAACTTTATCGCCTGGAACCAACGCGTGAAGCCAGGCTTCATTCGCGTCGATGCCGATGAAGTCAGTTATCCGGCGCACGTCATTCTGCGCTACGAAATCGAGCGCGCGCTGATCGACGGCGAGATTGACGTTGACGATATTCCGACGCTGTGGGATGAGAAAATGCAAAGCTGGCTGGGTATTTCGACCACCGGTAACTATCGCGATGGCTGTATGCAGGATATTCACTGGACCGATGGCGGCTTCGGCTATTTCCCTTCCTACACGTTGGGGGCAATGTACGCCGCGCAGCTAATGGCCGCCGCCAAACGCGCGCTGCCTAATCTTGCGCAGGACGTGGCCAACGGCGACTTCCATACCCTGTTCGACTGGCTGCGGCACAATATCTGGCAGCACGGCAGCCGCTTCACCACCTCGCAACTGATTAAAAATGCCACCGGCGAAGATCTCAACAGCGACTACTTCCGCCAGCATCTTACCGCCCGTTACCTCTAA
- a CDS encoding serine protease, protein MRRDVLLLLCSFCVFPLFAHADDDNMSAKDIKTLFFGHDDRKAVSNPADSPWDAIGQLETASGNLCTATLISPHLALTAGHCLLQPPKGKPDKAVALRFISRKGNWVYEIHGIDGRTDPSLGRRLKADGDGWIVPSAAAPWDFGLIVLRYAPGGITPIPIFSGDKEALTAALKAADRKVTQSGYPEDHLDSLYSHQDCLVTGWAQTSVLSHQCDTLPGDSGSPLLLKTDDGWRVIAVQSSAPGPKDRYRADNRAISVTGFRDKLEALANE, encoded by the coding sequence ATGCGTAGAGACGTACTGTTATTACTGTGTTCGTTTTGTGTATTTCCCCTGTTTGCTCATGCTGATGATGACAACATGAGCGCAAAAGATATCAAAACGCTCTTTTTCGGCCATGACGACCGTAAAGCGGTCAGTAATCCGGCCGATTCCCCCTGGGATGCTATCGGCCAGTTAGAAACCGCCAGCGGTAATCTGTGTACCGCCACATTGATTTCACCTCATCTGGCATTAACCGCCGGGCACTGCCTGTTGCAGCCGCCGAAAGGCAAACCGGATAAAGCCGTCGCGCTGCGCTTTATCTCGCGTAAAGGCAACTGGGTTTATGAAATTCACGGTATTGATGGACGCACCGACCCGTCGTTAGGCAGACGGCTCAAAGCGGACGGCGATGGCTGGATTGTGCCTTCCGCTGCCGCGCCGTGGGATTTCGGCCTGATCGTCCTGCGCTATGCGCCTGGCGGCATTACGCCAATTCCGATCTTTAGCGGTGATAAAGAAGCGCTGACCGCAGCGCTGAAAGCGGCAGACCGCAAGGTCACGCAGTCCGGCTATCCGGAGGATCATCTGGATAGTCTTTATAGTCACCAGGACTGTCTGGTCACCGGTTGGGCGCAAACCTCAGTGCTTTCTCACCAGTGCGATACTCTGCCGGGCGATAGCGGCTCCCCGCTGTTGTTGAAGACTGATGACGGCTGGCGGGTGATCGCGGTACAGAGCTCGGCACCGGGGCCGAAGGATCGTTACCGCGCCGATAACCGGGCCATTTCGGTGACCGGATTTCGCGACAAACTGGAAGCATTAGCCAACGAGTGA
- a CDS encoding LysE family translocator, with product MNYSLLMAYCLTVLALVATPGPVVMLVTGTAAREGATCAIRTMFGSHLASLLLITFAAMMLYGLVAVDPLALTLLALGGSVYIAVLGLAMWRDEETLSEVKKMRGGVGKGFITALSNPKDILFFAAFFPQFVPVTGEFGLSLGLLTLLWAAIDLGVLSLYILAIDRWLQPTRVRLLTKISALLLLTMALYGFGYNSWQLLQRWGT from the coding sequence ATGAATTATTCTTTGTTAATGGCCTATTGCCTGACGGTATTGGCGCTGGTTGCCACGCCGGGCCCGGTGGTGATGCTGGTGACGGGGACGGCGGCGCGGGAAGGGGCGACTTGCGCAATACGGACTATGTTTGGCAGTCATCTGGCGTCATTGTTACTGATAACCTTCGCGGCGATGATGCTATACGGGCTGGTAGCGGTGGATCCCCTGGCGCTCACGCTGCTGGCGCTGGGCGGTTCCGTCTACATTGCCGTCCTCGGGCTGGCGATGTGGCGTGATGAAGAGACGTTGTCAGAGGTGAAAAAAATGCGTGGTGGGGTGGGAAAAGGATTTATTACGGCATTAAGTAATCCCAAAGATATCCTGTTTTTTGCCGCCTTTTTCCCACAGTTTGTCCCGGTCACCGGCGAATTTGGGCTCAGTCTGGGACTGCTGACCCTTCTTTGGGCAGCTATCGATCTTGGTGTACTGTCGCTATATATCCTGGCGATTGATCGTTGGCTGCAACCCACGCGGGTCCGTCTGCTCACGAAAATTTCAGCGCTGTTGTTGTTGACGATGGCATTGTACGGTTTTGGCTATAATTCCTGGCAGTTGCTGCAGAGATGGGGGACATGA
- a CDS encoding AI-2E family transporter, with the protein MAKPIITLNGLKIVIMLGMLVIILTGIRFAADIIVPFILALFLAVVINPLVQLMVRCRVPRVLAISLLVGLIVLLAVVLLASLGTSLNELARTLPQYRTSLSEPLKTVTPWLQRFGFTVSVIELNKYIDPNAVMTLVTGLLTQLSNAMSSIFLLLLTVVFMLLEVPQLPAKLQQLMARPVEGMGAIQRAIDSVSHYLVLKTAISLVTGLVVWGMLVLLDVRFAFMWGLLAFALNYIPNIGSVLAAIPPILQVMVFGGLYEALIVAAGYLIINLVFGNILEPRIMGRGLGLSTLVVFLSLIFWGWLLGPVGMLLSVPLTIIAKIALEQTNGGQSIAYLLSDLSKE; encoded by the coding sequence ATGGCTAAACCCATCATTACCCTTAATGGACTAAAGATCGTCATCATGCTGGGCATGCTGGTTATCATCCTCACTGGCATCCGCTTTGCCGCCGATATCATCGTCCCGTTTATCTTAGCGCTGTTCCTTGCGGTGGTGATTAACCCACTGGTACAGCTGATGGTACGCTGCCGGGTGCCGCGCGTATTGGCCATCTCGCTGCTGGTCGGCTTAATCGTCCTGCTGGCGGTCGTGTTGTTGGCATCGCTAGGCACCTCGCTCAATGAGCTGGCGCGTACCCTACCGCAGTATCGCACTTCGCTGTCGGAGCCATTGAAGACGGTGACGCCGTGGCTGCAGCGCTTTGGCTTTACCGTCTCCGTCATCGAGCTGAACAAATATATCGATCCCAACGCCGTGATGACGTTAGTCACCGGTCTGTTGACGCAACTGTCGAATGCCATGTCGTCCATTTTCCTGCTCCTACTGACCGTGGTATTTATGCTGTTGGAAGTCCCGCAACTGCCCGCCAAGCTACAGCAGCTCATGGCGCGGCCGGTTGAAGGCATGGGCGCAATTCAGCGGGCGATCGATAGCGTGTCGCACTATCTGGTGCTGAAAACCGCTATCAGCCTGGTGACCGGGCTGGTGGTCTGGGGCATGCTGGTGCTGCTGGACGTGCGTTTTGCCTTTATGTGGGGGCTATTGGCCTTCGCGCTTAACTATATTCCTAATATCGGTTCGGTGCTGGCGGCCATTCCGCCGATTTTGCAGGTGATGGTTTTTGGCGGCCTGTACGAGGCGCTGATCGTCGCCGCCGGTTATCTGATCATCAACCTGGTGTTCGGCAATATTCTCGAACCACGCATTATGGGCCGTGGATTGGGGCTCTCAACGCTGGTGGTCTTCTTGTCGTTGATATTCTGGGGCTGGCTGTTGGGGCCGGTCGGCATGTTGCTCTCGGTACCCTTAACTATCATTGCGAAAATTGCCCTTGAACAGACCAACGGCGGTCAGAGCATTGCTTATTTACTCAGTGACCTGAGTAAAGAATAA
- a CDS encoding LysR substrate-binding domain-containing protein, translating into MSMPPLYALRAFETATRLGSFSKAAQALHVTPGAISRHISTLESWFNCQLFTRHGPKVTVSAAGERLASALGEHFAAIEHACQTLRQQAGKLRLKAPSTLTMRWLLDALQQFRQQHPQPVIEMSSVWMDRDSVDFTREPYDCAILLGDGDFGEENARQLLFAEWLIPLCAPGMLAAARRDLSACPLIHPTTDRRDWQRWLKQSGRLAPQGMAQGMIFDTLEQGNMAAMSGHGVSVGDLLLSLETIRAGLLATPFPEAVATGEGYYLVWPKNSLNVQPIALLQAFLLAHLPGPVPTDILRLGTPA; encoded by the coding sequence ATGTCGATGCCGCCGCTGTACGCGCTCCGCGCTTTTGAAACCGCCACCCGCCTTGGTTCGTTCAGCAAGGCCGCACAGGCGCTGCACGTCACTCCTGGCGCCATCAGCCGCCATATCAGTACCCTGGAAAGTTGGTTTAACTGCCAGCTATTCACGCGCCATGGTCCCAAAGTCACCGTTAGCGCCGCTGGCGAACGGTTAGCCTCCGCCCTCGGCGAGCATTTCGCCGCCATCGAACACGCTTGCCAGACTCTGCGTCAGCAGGCCGGAAAACTGCGGTTGAAAGCGCCATCGACCTTGACCATGCGTTGGCTGTTGGATGCACTGCAGCAATTCCGCCAGCAGCATCCGCAGCCGGTGATTGAGATGAGTAGCGTATGGATGGATCGCGATAGCGTTGATTTTACCCGCGAACCCTATGATTGCGCGATTCTGCTGGGCGATGGCGACTTTGGTGAGGAGAACGCCAGGCAACTGCTGTTCGCTGAATGGTTGATCCCACTTTGCGCGCCGGGGATGCTGGCGGCGGCGCGGCGCGATTTGTCCGCCTGCCCACTGATCCACCCCACGACCGATCGGCGCGACTGGCAGCGCTGGCTCAAGCAAAGCGGACGCCTGGCCCCACAGGGAATGGCGCAAGGGATGATTTTTGATACCCTGGAACAGGGAAATATGGCGGCGATGAGCGGCCACGGCGTTTCGGTAGGCGATCTCTTGCTAAGCCTGGAAACCATCCGCGCCGGGCTGCTGGCGACCCCCTTCCCTGAGGCGGTCGCCACCGGCGAGGGGTACTACCTGGTATGGCCGAAAAACAGCCTTAACGTACAACCGATCGCACTATTGCAGGCATTTTTGCTGGCGCATCTTCCCGGCCCCGTACCCACCGATATCCTTCGTCTCGGCACACCCGCGTGA